In one Echinicola marina genomic region, the following are encoded:
- a CDS encoding RagB/SusD family nutrient uptake outer membrane protein — MKNITNPILTIMIISIIHLLSSCQDFLDEKPSTDLVVPDNLEDIQALLDNEYIMNRNSDMGEVASDDYFISKQEWESWNEITRNAHVWADIISPTGRFVSWNALYEQVFYANVALEQLDDIVPDSNEQVDWDRLRGSALFYRSSAFYNLLRIFTMPYHLVNPELGIPLKLSADVNKLVKRSSIEDSYAQVIGDLEAALDLLPSRATIATRPSKQAVYGLLARVYLSMGDYQKVFDYTSLALELGNELMDYTSLEQGNTFGFKRLNEEVVYCSYFSSGSIGYSSDTFILSEIYKSYAAGDLRKSLFFTQPNQDGHVKFRGTYMGNLYLFDGVATDELLLNRAEAAVRLGNNEQALENLNYLLEHRFEAGKFEPIAGISGEVLLERILEERRKELVFRGLRWEDLRRLSGSQYEKTVTRDLDGEIYTLEPGSPKYAYPIPMDELQLNDMKQNPR, encoded by the coding sequence ATGAAAAACATAACTAACCCCATACTCACCATTATGATCATCAGCATCATTCATTTATTGTCTTCCTGTCAGGATTTTCTAGATGAAAAGCCCAGTACCGATTTGGTGGTTCCTGATAACCTCGAAGATATTCAAGCCCTATTGGACAATGAATATATCATGAACAGAAATTCCGATATGGGCGAGGTAGCCTCAGATGATTATTTTATCAGCAAGCAAGAATGGGAAAGCTGGAATGAGATTACCCGTAATGCCCATGTTTGGGCGGATATTATCTCTCCAACAGGCAGGTTTGTTTCTTGGAACGCCCTTTATGAACAGGTTTTTTATGCCAATGTAGCCCTGGAACAACTCGACGATATTGTGCCAGATTCGAATGAGCAAGTGGACTGGGACCGTTTGAGGGGATCTGCTTTATTTTATCGTTCAAGTGCCTTTTACAATCTCCTTAGGATTTTTACCATGCCCTATCATCTGGTAAATCCTGAATTGGGTATCCCTTTAAAATTAAGTGCTGATGTTAATAAACTGGTAAAAAGGTCTTCCATCGAAGATAGCTATGCCCAGGTAATTGGAGATTTGGAAGCGGCATTGGACTTATTGCCTTCAAGGGCGACCATTGCCACCAGACCTTCCAAGCAAGCGGTTTATGGGCTATTGGCAAGGGTTTATCTTTCTATGGGGGATTATCAAAAAGTGTTTGATTACACTTCACTTGCACTTGAACTGGGAAATGAACTGATGGATTATACCAGTTTGGAACAGGGCAATACTTTTGGTTTCAAGAGGCTTAATGAGGAAGTGGTCTATTGCAGTTATTTTTCATCAGGCTCCATTGGTTATTCTTCTGATACTTTTATCCTTTCGGAAATCTATAAAAGTTATGCAGCCGGTGACCTAAGAAAGTCACTGTTCTTTACCCAACCTAATCAGGATGGCCATGTCAAATTCAGGGGAACCTATATGGGTAATCTTTATTTGTTTGATGGAGTGGCCACGGATGAACTTTTGCTAAACAGGGCGGAAGCGGCTGTAAGACTGGGCAATAATGAGCAGGCTTTGGAGAATCTGAACTATCTATTGGAACACCGGTTTGAGGCTGGAAAGTTTGAACCTATAGCAGGGATTTCAGGGGAGGTTTTATTGGAGCGGATATTGGAAGAACGAAGAAAAGAATTGGTGTTTCGTGGATTGCGTTGGGAGGATTTGAGGAGACTGTCAGGTAGTCAATATGAAAAGACAGTCACGAGGGACTTGGATGGGGAAATCTACACTTTAGAACCAGGAAGTCCAAAATATGCCTATCCCA